From the genome of Clostridium sp. BNL1100, one region includes:
- a CDS encoding thioesterase domain-containing protein, whose protein sequence is MKSLKMFCIPHAGGSMASYSKLRFKLLSHMDVHNLELPGRGRRFEETFCENMEEAVYDLYNQIADEISEDPYVIFGHSMGSWLAFELYFKIKQEGLRLPNHLICSGNVTPSISSKSNSLQKLNNKEFEEKIQEIGGLYSRYLNNEDVKKKYLPVLRADFNIVENYIFKGGILDCNLTVLGGKSDPLTMGQLGGWSNLTKKRFNIVEFDGGHFFLLDNVNTVSEVIIQYLSYLL, encoded by the coding sequence ATGAAAAGTTTAAAAATGTTTTGTATACCCCATGCGGGAGGTTCCATGGCATCGTATTCAAAACTTAGGTTCAAATTACTGTCACATATGGATGTTCACAATTTAGAGTTACCGGGACGTGGAAGACGTTTTGAGGAGACATTTTGTGAGAACATGGAAGAAGCAGTATATGATTTGTATAATCAAATTGCTGATGAAATTTCTGAAGACCCGTATGTTATTTTTGGACATAGCATGGGGAGTTGGTTAGCCTTTGAACTTTATTTCAAAATAAAGCAAGAGGGGCTCCGACTGCCAAATCATTTGATATGTTCAGGTAATGTGACACCGTCTATTAGTTCTAAAAGCAACAGTTTACAAAAATTAAATAATAAGGAATTTGAAGAAAAGATACAAGAGATTGGAGGGCTATATAGTAGATATCTGAATAACGAGGATGTTAAGAAAAAGTATTTACCTGTCTTAAGAGCAGATTTTAATATAGTTGAAAATTATATATTTAAAGGGGGAATATTAGATTGTAATTTAACTGTTCTAGGCGGTAAAAGTGACCCTTTAACCATGGGCCAACTGGGAGGATGGAGTAACTTAACTAAAAAAAGATTTAATATTGTAGAGTTTGATGGGGGGCATTTCTTTTTACTTGATAATGTAAATACGGTATCAGAAGTAATTATTCAATATTTAAGCTATTTATTATAA
- a CDS encoding ClbS/DfsB family four-helix bundle protein, producing MYANKQELITAIKKTSKLFIDDFDSINEEEKNKLIDGVERTPSQMIAYQLGWMNLILSWDKDELDGKEVTTPNAEYKWNQLGDLYESFYIKYKACSLMELKELFSTSVEQMITWVDSFSHEELFTQDVRKWASSTPSRWPIWKWVHINTVAPFKSFRTKIRKWKKLNGLF from the coding sequence ATGTATGCAAATAAGCAGGAATTAATTACTGCAATTAAAAAAACATCCAAGCTTTTTATTGATGATTTTGATTCAATAAATGAAGAAGAAAAAAATAAGCTTATAGATGGTGTAGAGCGTACTCCTTCTCAGATGATTGCATACCAACTTGGATGGATGAACTTAATTTTAAGTTGGGATAAAGATGAACTTGACGGAAAAGAAGTAACAACTCCAAATGCTGAATATAAATGGAATCAACTTGGAGACTTATATGAAAGTTTTTATATAAAGTACAAAGCTTGTTCGCTGATGGAATTAAAAGAATTATTTTCAACCTCTGTAGAACAAATGATTACTTGGGTGGATAGTTTTTCTCATGAAGAACTTTTTACTCAAGATGTTAGAAAATGGGCATCTTCAACTCCGTCCAGATGGCCCATTTGGAAGTGGGTACACATTAATACGGTGGCACCGTTCAAGTCATTTCGTACCAAAATCAGAAAGTGGAAAAAACTGAACGGTCTATTTTAA
- a CDS encoding HAMP domain-containing sensor histidine kinase, which translates to MLWLIIIVLILVIVVLSAYIFLYKRQIREIASRLQFIRYNVTNMKINLQLKTKETNELATQLNYIIDYYKTEKAAISKAQHEFKEEITNISHDLRTPLTSISGYVQMLESEKTPAKKKSEYYSVIRGRINTLVKMLDDFFEFTRTESEEYKIQLKKTNVSNVLTDVIALFYYDFLSKGEEPSIRIPSKPIYIPADKDALKRVFQNLIKNYLNHGTGGISILVKQEGTQVIISFRNYVPNLDSLDVDNLFKRFYTADKSRTKKTTGLGLAIVKNLVAKMKGEIEAYVEDSFLIIDITFKI; encoded by the coding sequence ATGCTTTGGTTAATTATTATAGTACTTATTTTAGTCATAGTCGTACTATCCGCCTATATTTTTCTTTACAAAAGGCAGATTAGAGAAATTGCTTCAAGACTTCAGTTTATTAGATATAATGTAACAAATATGAAAATAAACCTCCAACTTAAAACCAAGGAAACTAATGAACTGGCAACTCAATTAAATTATATAATTGACTATTATAAGACTGAAAAAGCTGCCATTTCAAAGGCACAGCACGAATTTAAAGAGGAGATAACCAACATATCTCATGATTTAAGAACACCACTAACATCTATTTCCGGGTATGTGCAGATGTTGGAATCGGAGAAAACGCCGGCAAAAAAGAAATCCGAATATTACAGCGTAATCAGAGGGCGTATTAATACATTAGTTAAAATGCTGGATGATTTTTTTGAATTTACCAGAACTGAATCGGAAGAATATAAAATACAGCTCAAAAAAACTAATGTGAGCAATGTGCTGACAGATGTCATTGCTCTGTTTTATTATGATTTCCTGTCAAAAGGTGAAGAGCCAAGTATACGAATACCTTCTAAACCTATTTATATCCCAGCGGATAAGGATGCCTTAAAAAGGGTCTTTCAGAATTTGATTAAGAACTATTTAAATCATGGAACCGGTGGTATATCCATTTTAGTAAAACAGGAAGGAACTCAGGTAATAATTAGCTTTAGAAATTATGTGCCCAATTTAGATAGTTTGGATGTTGATAATTTGTTTAAGCGCTTTTACACTGCTGATAAATCCAGAACTAAGAAAACTACGGGATTGGGTTTGGCTATTGTTAAAAACTTGGTTGCAAAAATGAAGGGTGAGATTGAAGCATATGTTGAGGATTCGTTTCTAATTATAGATATAACTTTCAAAATTTAG
- a CDS encoding ABC transporter permease, with the protein MLNLLAADFYKLRRCKSFYICLGILAAVVAYIIIDFSSSSHIKEQLSPSTFHWIYMIFKEKAFLPYFMPVLQAIFITMLITSEYNMGTIKDPVSLGFSRTKIYMSKLITISVGSLLMMLVAILFTVITSILVFGIYGSFLISDMLLVFRMLLIQGLLYTAYGSIFLMIAFLIKNIGGTMAFAIFFSLILGSLGSIIGNSYFGRILLLMNFSPTAMPHPQVVDIWIAIAAALGYLILCSGVGGFTFKKQDIK; encoded by the coding sequence ATGCTTAATTTATTAGCAGCAGATTTCTATAAATTAAGGCGATGCAAATCCTTTTATATTTGTTTAGGGATACTTGCAGCAGTTGTAGCCTATATTATAATAGATTTTAGCTCATCTTCACATATAAAAGAGCAGCTTAGTCCAAGTACCTTCCACTGGATATATATGATTTTTAAAGAAAAAGCTTTTCTACCATACTTTATGCCTGTACTACAAGCCATATTTATTACAATGCTTATAACAAGTGAGTACAACATGGGAACAATAAAAGACCCTGTTTCGTTGGGTTTCAGCCGCACAAAAATTTATATGTCAAAACTAATCACAATATCCGTTGGTTCCCTCTTAATGATGCTTGTTGCAATATTATTTACGGTCATTACATCAATTTTGGTTTTTGGAATATATGGTTCCTTCTTAATATCAGATATGCTACTGGTTTTCCGTATGCTTTTAATTCAAGGCTTATTATATACAGCTTATGGCTCAATATTTCTCATGATAGCATTTTTAATTAAGAATATTGGAGGTACAATGGCTTTTGCCATATTCTTCAGCTTAATTTTAGGCTCCTTGGGTTCAATAATTGGGAATAGCTACTTTGGAAGAATTCTGCTGCTTATGAATTTTTCGCCTACCGCAATGCCTCACCCACAAGTAGTGGATATATGGATAGCAATCGCAGCAGCTTTGGGCTACCTGATTTTGTGTTCGGGTGTAGGGGGATTTACTTTTAAAAAGCAGGATATCAAATAG
- a CDS encoding ATP-binding cassette domain-containing protein, with the protein MAEYIMQTFGLTKKYGEIISVSNLNMKIKKGDIYGFIGRNGAGKTTTIRMITGLVTPTSGEIELFAHKSGKIINAGLPRIGSIIEHPALYTDFTAYENMELRGKLLGIPDKKVIHSILETVELSEVGKKKVKNFSLGMRQRLGLALALLGNPDFLILDEPINGLDPEGIVEMRKLLKRLNEEQGITILISSHILGELSKLATRYGVINNGTLVEEFTAKELELKCRRYLRLKVSDSSMASFILEDIFKTTNYEVQPDNIIKLYDLIDMSGEICLELAKSNVKIYSIESKGNDLEDYFMKLMGGNNNA; encoded by the coding sequence TTGGCTGAATATATTATGCAAACCTTCGGACTTACCAAGAAGTACGGAGAAATTATTTCAGTTAGTAATTTAAATATGAAAATCAAAAAGGGAGATATATATGGTTTTATTGGCAGAAACGGTGCCGGTAAAACGACAACCATCAGAATGATTACAGGCCTTGTTACACCAACAAGCGGTGAAATAGAATTGTTCGCACATAAGAGTGGAAAAATTATTAATGCCGGATTGCCTAGAATTGGCAGCATAATCGAGCATCCTGCTTTATATACTGATTTTACTGCATATGAGAATATGGAGCTCCGAGGCAAGCTACTGGGAATACCCGATAAAAAAGTTATTCATAGCATATTGGAAACAGTAGAATTATCGGAGGTGGGTAAGAAAAAGGTTAAGAATTTTTCTTTAGGGATGAGGCAGCGTTTGGGTTTGGCTCTTGCGCTGCTTGGAAATCCTGATTTTCTTATACTTGATGAACCTATAAACGGACTTGACCCAGAGGGCATTGTGGAGATGAGAAAGCTTTTAAAAAGACTCAATGAAGAACAGGGGATAACAATACTAATATCAAGCCATATATTAGGGGAACTGTCTAAACTGGCTACACGTTATGGGGTAATTAATAATGGTACGTTAGTGGAGGAATTTACAGCAAAAGAATTGGAGCTAAAATGTAGAAGGTACCTTAGGTTAAAGGTAAGCGACAGTTCAATGGCTTCTTTTATTCTGGAGGACATTTTTAAAACAACAAATTATGAGGTGCAGCCTGACAACATAATTAAGCTTTATGATTTAATTGATATGTCAGGTGAAATCTGCCTGGAACTTGCAAAAAGTAATGTAAAAATATATTCAATTGAATCCAAGGGTAATGATTTGGAAGATTATTTTATGAAATTGATGGGAGGTAATAACAATGCTTAA
- a CDS encoding response regulator transcription factor, whose product MDDRNLILVIEDDTDISNMICDLLKQNGYNAKQAYSGTEALMVFDKKINLILLDLMLPGLAGEMVLMEIRKHSNVPIIGLSAKSDKDSTINLLKSGADDYIVKPFNNEELLARIEAQLRRNNQFSSSPVGNNKLTYKDVSIDTETYLVQVGQIPVSLTKREFLILELLMKYPNKVFSKSNIYEHVWNDEFFGDENTINVHISNIRLKLAKANPSEEYIQTVWGIGFKMSE is encoded by the coding sequence ATGGATGATAGAAATTTAATATTGGTTATAGAAGATGATACAGATATTAGTAATATGATTTGTGACTTACTTAAACAGAATGGCTACAATGCAAAGCAGGCTTATTCAGGAACTGAAGCCTTAATGGTATTTGACAAAAAAATAAATTTGATACTTTTAGACCTTATGCTTCCGGGGCTGGCAGGTGAGATGGTGCTAATGGAAATCAGAAAACACAGTAATGTTCCCATTATCGGACTTTCAGCAAAGAGCGATAAGGATTCCACAATAAATCTGTTAAAGTCCGGTGCTGACGATTATATTGTAAAGCCCTTTAATAATGAGGAGCTGCTTGCAAGAATTGAAGCACAGCTGAGAAGGAATAACCAGTTTTCAAGCTCTCCCGTTGGAAATAATAAATTAACCTATAAAGATGTATCAATAGATACAGAAACCTACTTGGTACAGGTTGGACAAATTCCTGTAAGCCTCACTAAACGGGAATTTTTAATTCTTGAATTATTGATGAAATATCCGAACAAGGTGTTTAGTAAATCGAATATTTACGAGCATGTATGGAATGACGAATTTTTTGGAGATGAGAATACTATAAATGTCCATATTAGTAATATTCGCTTAAAGCTTGCAAAAGCAAACCCTTCAGAAGAATACATACAAACTGTTTGGGGAATAGGCTTTAAGATGAGTGAGTAA
- a CDS encoding endo-1,4-beta-xylanase, giving the protein MKKNSFKSLSVALAVLMTALMVCSSTVSAATPTGKRLKDVQSKVMVGTEFPSGFTTLSDASTFLSTATPEFNLVTAENCMKWDALEPSQNSFNFTEADKLVNWAKTNNYTVHGHTFVWHNQAPGWIQNLSASAMESALNNHIDKVMGRYKGQIPIWDVANEVFEDNGSYRNSFWYRTMGKSFIEKAFIRARAADPAAKLVYNDYNLEYTGPKSNAAYEMLKDFKSRGIPVDGIGFQMHLDIQYAIDYNDFAKNMQRFADLGLEIYITEMDVRVSSNTTSAELQTQASYYKNIIEKCMAQPAVKAIQVWGFTDKYSWVPNTFQGRDNALIFDKSYNPKPSYYAMQAALATAPTPTVVYGDLDGSGSVDAIDYSLMKQYLLGSITKFPSENGLVAADVNASGSIDALDFAVMKQYLIGLITKFPAQV; this is encoded by the coding sequence ATGAAAAAAAACAGTTTTAAATCCTTATCAGTGGCGCTTGCTGTCTTAATGACAGCGCTGATGGTTTGTTCGTCTACGGTTAGTGCCGCTACTCCCACAGGTAAAAGGTTAAAGGATGTTCAAAGCAAGGTTATGGTGGGAACTGAATTCCCCAGTGGTTTTACAACATTATCAGATGCTTCCACATTTCTCAGCACTGCAACTCCGGAATTTAATCTGGTAACAGCAGAAAATTGTATGAAATGGGATGCTTTAGAACCTTCACAAAATAGTTTTAATTTTACTGAAGCGGATAAGCTTGTAAACTGGGCGAAAACTAACAATTATACGGTTCATGGTCACACGTTTGTTTGGCACAATCAAGCTCCAGGCTGGATACAGAATCTTAGTGCCAGCGCTATGGAGTCTGCCCTGAACAATCATATTGACAAGGTAATGGGGCGTTATAAAGGCCAGATTCCAATATGGGACGTGGCTAATGAAGTTTTTGAGGATAATGGAAGCTACAGAAATTCCTTCTGGTATAGAACTATGGGTAAGAGCTTTATAGAGAAAGCATTTATCCGTGCTCGTGCCGCTGACCCTGCTGCCAAGCTGGTATACAACGATTACAATCTTGAGTATACCGGACCTAAGTCCAACGCTGCCTATGAGATGCTCAAAGACTTTAAGAGCCGTGGCATACCTGTAGATGGCATTGGTTTCCAAATGCATTTAGATATACAATACGCAATTGACTATAATGACTTTGCCAAGAATATGCAACGTTTTGCAGATTTAGGCCTTGAGATATACATAACTGAGATGGATGTACGTGTATCCAGCAATACTACATCGGCAGAACTTCAAACTCAAGCCAGCTACTATAAGAATATTATAGAGAAATGTATGGCACAGCCGGCAGTAAAGGCTATTCAGGTTTGGGGCTTTACAGACAAATATTCATGGGTACCGAATACGTTCCAAGGCAGAGACAATGCTCTAATCTTTGACAAAAGCTATAATCCGAAACCGTCTTATTATGCAATGCAAGCTGCTCTCGCTACAGCCCCTACACCAACAGTAGTATATGGTGACCTTGATGGTAGTGGCAGTGTTGATGCTATAGATTATTCACTTATGAAGCAATATCTGCTGGGTTCAATAACCAAATTCCCATCTGAAAATGGTTTGGTCGCTGCAGATGTAAATGCCAGCGGATCAATAGATGCCTTAGATTTCGCTGTTATGAAGCAATATCTGATTGGACTTATAACAAAATTCCCTGCACAAGTGTAA
- a CDS encoding GntR family transcriptional regulator, translating to MYIDKKSPIPAYYQLKNKIIEKINSGEYAENSLIPSERELSDSLGISRMTVRQALTQLVQEGTLYREKGKGTFVSKSKIAQRNITSFSQTVRNKGMLPMTKVLRLEKIKAPDNILKILELEDNDLVYNVKRLRFASDKPVAIEENFIPEKYCPNLDAQDLTESLYKILTEEYSFKIDYLENVIEAGKASVEDKELLKIASGTPVLKISSVVHTDSNLKLLYEDSKYRSDEYKYNVLVYNNKNPQ from the coding sequence ATGTATATTGATAAAAAAAGCCCTATTCCGGCTTATTATCAGCTAAAAAACAAAATTATCGAAAAGATAAACAGTGGAGAGTATGCTGAAAATTCCCTGATTCCATCTGAAAGAGAATTGAGCGACTCTCTAGGCATCAGTCGTATGACTGTTCGCCAGGCATTGACACAATTGGTACAGGAAGGCACATTGTACAGGGAAAAAGGTAAAGGAACCTTTGTTTCAAAATCCAAGATAGCACAGAGAAACATTACAAGTTTTTCCCAAACTGTCAGGAACAAAGGTATGCTGCCAATGACCAAAGTTCTTCGGCTCGAAAAGATAAAAGCACCGGATAACATTCTGAAAATACTGGAGTTGGAAGACAATGATTTGGTTTACAATGTTAAAAGATTGAGATTTGCCAGTGACAAACCTGTGGCAATAGAAGAAAACTTCATACCGGAAAAATACTGCCCTAACTTGGATGCCCAGGATTTGACAGAGTCACTTTACAAGATATTGACAGAAGAATATTCTTTTAAAATTGATTACCTTGAAAATGTCATAGAGGCGGGCAAAGCATCTGTTGAAGATAAGGAACTGCTGAAAATTGCCTCCGGTACCCCTGTTTTAAAAATCAGCTCTGTTGTTCACACTGATTCCAACCTCAAATTACTTTATGAAGACTCTAAATACCGTTCTGATGAGTATAAATACAATGTCTTGGTTTATAATAATAAAAACCCCCAATAA
- a CDS encoding SIS domain-containing protein, whose translation MTNTTKMWQEILEQPSVLERCKGSSETVISNIAEHLKKQHIDSVVIAARGTSDHAGVYAKYIIEYALEIPVSLAAPSIFTTYGKNVNMKNSLVIGISQSGKAADVLEVIKSANKCGATTVSITNDTQSPLSAESMFHLYCNAGLEKSVAATKTFTSQLYLIALLVAAWSGNEDIKKELSLIPQNITKVIETSAEHIKNKAERYLYMNECFILTRGMNYSIALEAALKIQETSYVRAKAYAVSDFHHGPFAMIDKDMPVFVYAPEGPALRDIIEMINKLKESQAEIIVISNNKEVLEMGNCSFEIPQTDNDMISPFYNVVIAQMFACNLSLTKGLNPDCPRGLNKVTITK comes from the coding sequence ATGACAAATACAACAAAAATGTGGCAAGAAATACTGGAACAACCAAGTGTTTTAGAAAGGTGCAAGGGTTCAAGCGAAACTGTTATCTCCAACATAGCTGAGCACTTGAAAAAACAACATATTGACTCTGTGGTAATTGCAGCAAGAGGTACTTCAGATCATGCAGGAGTATATGCAAAATATATTATCGAATATGCTCTGGAAATACCGGTATCACTGGCTGCTCCTTCAATATTTACTACCTACGGCAAGAATGTAAATATGAAAAATAGCCTAGTAATAGGAATATCCCAGTCCGGCAAGGCTGCTGACGTACTTGAGGTTATAAAGAGTGCAAATAAATGCGGAGCAACAACTGTCAGTATCACTAATGATACTCAGTCTCCCCTTTCTGCTGAATCAATGTTTCATCTTTACTGTAATGCAGGTCTTGAAAAAAGTGTAGCTGCAACAAAAACATTTACATCACAGCTATATCTTATAGCTCTGCTGGTTGCTGCATGGTCAGGTAATGAGGATATAAAAAAGGAACTGTCTCTTATTCCCCAAAACATCACCAAAGTCATTGAAACTTCTGCCGAGCATATTAAAAACAAGGCTGAACGGTATCTATACATGAATGAATGTTTTATTCTTACCAGAGGAATGAATTATTCTATAGCCCTTGAAGCAGCACTAAAAATCCAAGAAACCTCTTACGTTCGTGCAAAAGCCTATGCAGTATCTGATTTTCATCACGGCCCATTTGCTATGATTGACAAGGATATGCCGGTTTTTGTATACGCACCCGAAGGACCTGCTTTAAGGGATATCATTGAAATGATTAACAAACTGAAGGAATCCCAAGCCGAAATTATAGTTATTTCGAATAATAAGGAAGTACTGGAAATGGGTAACTGTTCCTTTGAAATTCCACAAACCGATAATGATATGATTTCCCCGTTCTATAATGTGGTTATAGCCCAGATGTTTGCATGTAACCTATCGCTGACAAAAGGCTTGAACCCGGATTGTCCCAGAGGTCTTAATAAAGTAACAATTACTAAGTAA
- a CDS encoding PIG-L family deacetylase — protein sequence MKLKNKGAEFYVPDNKQLSEAISRTTYMAISAHQDDIEFMAQAGILECFGKEDKWFYSVVVTNGAGSPRDGLYAEYTDEQMQTVRKLEQKKAAFVGEYGALTLLDYPSSDVKSPNNTDIVNELKDLISAAKPKVIYTHNLADKHDTHLGVVTKVIHALRELPADVQPEKLYGCEVWRSLDWVNDEEKAVFDVSEHPNISASLLGVFDSQICGGKRYDLATTGRRLANATYYASHGTDMASSLMYAMDLTPLIQNPNMDIMDYIFGYIDRFKADVKNRLSNVL from the coding sequence ATGAAATTAAAAAACAAAGGTGCTGAATTCTACGTTCCGGATAACAAGCAATTAAGTGAAGCTATTAGCAGAACTACTTATATGGCTATCTCCGCACATCAGGACGATATTGAATTTATGGCTCAGGCTGGTATTCTGGAATGCTTTGGCAAAGAAGATAAGTGGTTTTATTCCGTAGTTGTAACAAACGGTGCAGGCAGCCCAAGGGATGGCCTGTATGCCGAATATACCGATGAACAGATGCAAACAGTAAGAAAGCTTGAACAGAAAAAGGCTGCCTTTGTGGGTGAATATGGAGCCTTGACACTGCTTGACTATCCCAGTTCTGATGTGAAAAGCCCCAACAATACAGATATAGTCAACGAACTAAAAGACTTGATTTCTGCTGCCAAGCCAAAGGTTATTTATACACACAATCTTGCCGATAAGCACGACACCCATTTAGGTGTAGTTACAAAGGTTATCCATGCGTTAAGAGAGCTGCCCGCTGACGTTCAACCGGAAAAGCTGTACGGCTGTGAAGTCTGGAGAAGCCTTGACTGGGTTAATGATGAAGAAAAAGCGGTATTTGATGTTTCTGAACACCCGAATATATCAGCCTCACTTCTCGGTGTTTTTGACTCACAGATATGTGGCGGAAAGAGATATGATTTAGCCACAACGGGCAGAAGACTGGCCAATGCCACCTACTATGCCTCACATGGAACAGATATGGCTTCTTCTCTGATGTATGCAATGGATTTAACCCCTTTAATTCAAAATCCAAACATGGATATAATGGATTATATCTTTGGATATATTGACAGATTTAAAGCGGATGTTAAAAACAGACTTTCAAATGTACTTTAA